One segment of Candidatus Liberimonas magnetica DNA contains the following:
- a CDS encoding AAA family ATPase, with protein sequence MQNIHRILNIKLPKGQSAFLWGARKTGKTTYLRSAFPKSIVYDFLKTDLMIEFSKHPHRLREELFAKSAEELKSPVILDEVQKVPNILDEVHWLIENKKVSFILCGSSARKLKRNHANMLGGRAWRYELFPLVSKEIKDINLLRSLNHGLIPSHYLQQEEEASKSLKAYVQDYLKQEVFDEGLTRNIPAFSRFFDAMAFSHGELTNYLNIARDCAIDAKTVKEYYQILVDTLLGRIIEPFSKRQSRQVITKASKFYLFDVGAAGSLINRKLVDERGEAFGRAFEHLIFMELNAYSSYSDKNYKINFWRTKSGLEVDFILAEGEVAIEVKGAKTINSSDLRPLNAFIEEVKPKKAILVCNEGRKRVVGPVSIMPWRNFLEKLWTGKIL encoded by the coding sequence ATGCAAAACATTCATCGTATTCTAAATATAAAACTTCCCAAAGGGCAATCAGCGTTTTTATGGGGGGCAAGAAAAACCGGAAAAACAACGTATTTAAGAAGCGCTTTTCCTAAGAGTATTGTCTATGATTTTCTTAAAACAGATTTAATGATAGAGTTTTCTAAACATCCTCACAGGCTGCGCGAAGAACTGTTTGCTAAAAGCGCTGAAGAACTAAAAAGCCCGGTTATTCTTGATGAAGTGCAAAAAGTGCCGAATATCCTTGATGAGGTGCATTGGCTAATTGAAAATAAGAAAGTTTCATTTATACTCTGCGGCTCAAGCGCAAGAAAGCTTAAACGCAATCATGCAAATATGCTTGGCGGCAGGGCTTGGCGTTACGAACTGTTCCCTTTGGTAAGTAAGGAGATTAAAGATATTAATCTCCTGCGTTCGCTTAACCATGGGTTAATACCCTCGCATTATCTTCAACAGGAAGAAGAAGCAAGCAAATCGTTAAAAGCGTATGTTCAAGATTACTTAAAGCAGGAAGTTTTCGATGAAGGGTTGACCCGCAATATCCCCGCCTTTTCAAGGTTTTTTGACGCTATGGCTTTTTCGCATGGAGAGCTGACAAATTATTTAAACATTGCGCGTGATTGCGCCATAGATGCAAAAACAGTAAAAGAGTATTATCAGATTTTGGTGGATACTCTTTTAGGAAGAATAATTGAGCCTTTTTCGAAAAGACAAAGCAGGCAGGTAATTACCAAAGCTTCTAAATTTTATCTTTTTGATGTTGGCGCAGCAGGGTCTTTAATAAACCGGAAGCTTGTTGATGAAAGAGGTGAAGCATTTGGCAGGGCCTTTGAGCATTTAATATTTATGGAGTTAAATGCGTATAGTTCGTATTCTGACAAAAATTACAAGATAAATTTTTGGAGGACAAAATCCGGATTGGAAGTTGATTTTATACTCGCGGAAGGCGAAGTGGCTATCGAAGTAAAAGGCGCTAAAACAATTAATAGTTCAGATTTAAGGCCATTAAATGCTTTTATTGAAGAGGTGAAGCCCAAAAAGGCAATTTTAGTATGCAATGAAGGCAGAAAGAGAGTTGTTGGGCCTGTTTCTATAATGCCATGGCGGAACTTTTTAGAGAAATTGTGGACAGGAAAGATACTATAG
- a CDS encoding ATP-binding protein translates to MVIYVDNLYKNMYYNPMIKRTAEHTLRLLTKEFPVAVVTGPRQSGKSTLVQSTFPGKPYITFDDIDILESARTDPRGFLEGFPKGAIVDEAQKLPELFSYLKARVDRSHKPGEFILTGSQQFGLMSHVSESLAGRAGFIQLLPFSIKELVTAKKLPSLDNLLFQGMYPPQYDRAITARHWHAAYVTTYLERDVRSMLHIRELSIFQRFLRMCAARAGQLLNISALANDCGISTPTARNWISVLEASYIVFLLQPHFVNFGKRLVKSSKLYFYDPGLVAWLLNIQDTAHLSIHPSRGALFENLVISELLKQRFNRGMASNLYFWRDNLGDEIDVLIDHGATLIPVEIKSGKTLTDDYFKTLNKWKKVTGKDIDSYLIYAGHTPHKRNNITVLPWNSMPDLAVTP, encoded by the coding sequence ATGGTAATATATGTTGACAATCTGTATAAAAATATGTATTATAATCCCATGATAAAACGAACGGCAGAACATACATTACGCTTGCTGACGAAAGAATTCCCTGTTGCAGTAGTCACTGGGCCGCGACAATCAGGAAAGTCAACGTTGGTACAGTCCACGTTCCCGGGCAAGCCATATATAACTTTTGATGATATAGATATTTTGGAATCTGCCCGTACTGATCCCCGCGGTTTCCTTGAAGGGTTCCCAAAGGGTGCGATTGTTGATGAAGCCCAGAAGTTACCGGAATTATTTTCATACTTGAAGGCCCGAGTTGACCGTTCCCACAAGCCTGGCGAGTTTATTCTTACCGGTTCCCAACAGTTTGGGCTGATGTCCCATGTCTCAGAATCCCTGGCAGGGCGTGCAGGTTTTATTCAGTTGCTTCCATTTTCTATTAAGGAATTGGTTACGGCAAAAAAACTACCGTCTTTAGATAACCTTCTTTTCCAAGGGATGTACCCTCCTCAATACGATCGTGCAATAACTGCAAGGCACTGGCATGCAGCGTATGTTACCACCTATCTTGAACGGGATGTTCGCTCCATGCTCCATATACGCGAGCTAAGCATATTCCAGCGGTTTCTGCGGATGTGTGCGGCAAGGGCTGGCCAACTGCTCAATATTTCAGCCCTCGCTAACGATTGTGGTATTTCCACACCCACAGCACGGAACTGGATATCGGTACTTGAAGCCAGCTACATCGTTTTCCTGCTTCAGCCGCATTTTGTCAATTTTGGTAAACGTCTTGTAAAATCGTCAAAGCTTTATTTTTATGATCCTGGCCTCGTGGCTTGGCTTCTTAATATTCAGGATACGGCGCATCTTTCCATCCATCCCAGCAGAGGTGCCCTTTTTGAGAATTTAGTGATATCTGAACTCCTCAAACAGCGGTTCAATCGCGGCATGGCATCAAATCTCTACTTCTGGCGTGATAACCTGGGTGACGAAATTGATGTCTTGATAGACCATGGTGCTACACTGATTCCTGTTGAAATAAAGTCCGGGAAGACCCTAACCGATGATTATTTTAAGACCCTGAATAAATGGAAAAAGGTAACCGGCAAAGATATTGATTCATATCTTATTTACGCGGGCCATACACCCCACAAACGAAACAATATCACTGTCCTGCCGTGGAATTCCATGCCCGATCTCGCTGTTACTCCATAA
- a CDS encoding transposase: protein MARGNNRQNIFLDESDYILFLKLLSEIKIKYPFYLYSYCLMPSHFHLLIEAKETPLSVIMQRLLTGYTVNINRKYKKFGHLFQGRYKAILCQKDNYLLELVRYIHLNPVRAHLAAKPMQWLWSGHNEYLKPSGNSLLDEQFVLEYFSKDKLNARKLYSEFVREGMGMGHLAEMYPPEKMPYVGNEEFVTENVCRHTEIIEKRTPGATFAVISLSAILEDTGKKLGVKDGVIQGPSRNKKAAAARREFVLQAYRSGHKMADIARFLQRTQGHISRLIDREIAADQ from the coding sequence ATGGCAAGAGGCAATAACAGGCAGAATATATTTTTAGATGAGAGCGATTACATCCTATTTCTTAAGCTCCTGTCTGAAATAAAGATTAAATATCCATTTTACCTCTATTCATATTGTCTTATGCCGAGCCATTTTCACTTGCTTATCGAAGCTAAAGAAACCCCACTTTCAGTAATTATGCAGCGCCTCCTTACCGGGTACACCGTAAACATTAACCGTAAATACAAAAAGTTCGGACACTTATTCCAGGGGCGATATAAAGCTATCTTGTGTCAAAAAGACAATTATTTACTGGAACTAGTGCGATACATTCATTTAAATCCCGTTAGGGCGCATTTGGCCGCAAAGCCGATGCAGTGGCTGTGGTCCGGACATAATGAGTACTTAAAGCCATCAGGAAATTCTCTGCTTGATGAGCAGTTTGTTCTTGAATACTTCAGTAAAGATAAGCTTAATGCAAGAAAGTTGTATTCGGAATTTGTTCGGGAGGGGATGGGCATGGGGCATCTGGCAGAAATGTATCCTCCGGAGAAAATGCCTTATGTGGGAAATGAAGAATTTGTTACGGAAAATGTTTGCAGGCATACTGAGATCATAGAGAAAAGAACCCCTGGAGCAACTTTTGCGGTTATTTCTTTGTCTGCAATTCTTGAGGATACCGGAAAGAAGCTAGGTGTAAAAGATGGCGTAATACAAGGCCCTTCTAGAAATAAGAAAGCAGCAGCGGCCCGCAGGGAGTTTGTACTTCAAGCTTATCGTTCCGGACACAAGATGGCGGATATAGCGAGATTTTTACAAAGGACCCAGGGGCACATATCGAGATTAATAGACAGAGAGATTGCGGCTGATCAATAA
- a CDS encoding nucleotidyltransferase domain-containing protein: MLEQLFSSKARVDILRLFLFSSPKRFYQRQIEILTDQPIRAVQRETEKLVSMGLLEKESEGNRAYYRVNKNSPIFAELKSIFFKYVGIAEVLRSSLNSKEKIRTAFIYGSYANGNETPSSDIDLFVIGTLTSRELSGILSKPKKQLGHEINYSVIPEAEFRQKVKNKDHFLTSLMKEKKIFIIGTQNELKAIIRSE; this comes from the coding sequence ATGTTAGAGCAATTGTTTTCATCAAAAGCGCGTGTTGATATACTAAGGTTGTTTCTGTTTAGTTCCCCAAAAAGATTTTATCAAAGGCAAATAGAAATATTGACAGACCAGCCGATAAGGGCGGTACAGCGCGAAACGGAGAAGCTTGTATCCATGGGGCTTTTGGAAAAAGAATCCGAAGGTAACAGGGCATATTACAGGGTAAATAAAAATAGCCCTATATTTGCTGAATTAAAATCTATTTTTTTCAAATATGTAGGAATTGCTGAAGTTCTGCGCAGCAGCCTTAACAGTAAGGAAAAAATAAGAACAGCTTTTATTTATGGGTCATATGCTAATGGAAATGAAACACCGTCAAGTGATATTGATCTGTTTGTAATAGGGACATTAACATCAAGAGAGCTTTCCGGTATACTCTCAAAACCGAAGAAGCAGCTAGGGCATGAAATAAATTACTCTGTTATTCCGGAAGCTGAGTTCAGGCAAAAAGTAAAGAATAAGGATCATTTTCTAACCAGTCTTATGAAGGAAAAGAAAATATTCATAATCGGAACACAAAATGAGCTTAAAGCAATTATTAGATCAGAATAG
- a CDS encoding type I restriction-modification system subunit M, whose translation MERHNEISEFIWGIKEHIRDEYKEKDYEEVILPFTLLRRIDCVLEKTHEKVVKTYEKYKGKATPEVLDQLLKKASGQNFYNISAFTLLGLTKDKDNIGENFDAYLKGFNESIKDILLNFSGGPEKGLSPIYETLLRKELLYIVTFEFTKLDMSPDTISNHDMGTIFEILIRKSKEASNEKAGQFYTPREIVRLMVNLVFANETSKLQKAGAGINVYDPCCGTGGMLTTAKDYLQESVNPKLTVYTFGQEINEQTYAIAKSDILMKGENADNIKHGNTITKDKLIGKTFNYMLTNPPFGDDWKNIREFVENESEEKGFSGRFGAGTPDVSDGSFLFLQHMISKMNPQGSTIGIVFNGSPLFNGDAGGGWSNIRGWIMDEPNDLLDCIVALPKDLFYGTGIGTYIWILNNKKPANRKNKVQLINAIHPNFTKKIKSLGKKQYEISEDGISLITKIYKAYKDHSIEVEEDSKKRTIEISKIYDVDDFKYTKVIVERPLRLAYEITNEKIEALKKHPKFIEFATSKKKDKSSAKADISEGKAIQEKIVKALETFKGKAREMNDANFFSTFEKAFGAKPNKALLKMYRDSIGEKDEEAEVVFEDPYNIPVQKGRVCDWKEKPMQDTDLRDSESIKWKENIDEYFEREVLPFAPDAWMDREKDKIGYEIPFTKFFYEYKPLRDLSLIMKDIEALEEQTEDLLEEIKEVVK comes from the coding sequence ATGGAAAGACATAACGAAATATCAGAATTCATTTGGGGTATTAAAGAACATATCCGCGATGAATACAAAGAGAAAGATTACGAGGAAGTTATATTGCCTTTTACACTGCTAAGGCGTATTGACTGCGTGCTTGAAAAAACTCATGAGAAGGTTGTTAAGACTTATGAAAAATATAAAGGCAAAGCAACTCCTGAAGTATTAGACCAACTGCTGAAAAAGGCATCCGGGCAAAACTTTTATAACATCTCAGCTTTCACCCTGCTTGGCCTAACTAAAGATAAAGATAACATTGGCGAAAATTTTGATGCATATCTAAAAGGTTTCAACGAAAGCATTAAGGATATTCTGCTTAACTTTAGCGGTGGACCGGAAAAGGGGCTTTCTCCAATTTATGAAACTCTACTAAGGAAGGAACTGCTTTATATCGTTACCTTTGAATTTACCAAACTTGATATGAGCCCGGACACAATAAGTAATCATGACATGGGAACTATATTTGAAATACTTATTCGTAAATCAAAAGAAGCATCAAATGAAAAAGCTGGCCAGTTTTATACACCCCGTGAAATCGTAAGACTAATGGTAAACCTTGTTTTTGCAAACGAAACAAGCAAACTGCAAAAAGCAGGAGCAGGTATAAATGTTTATGACCCTTGTTGTGGAACAGGAGGTATGTTGACTACGGCAAAAGACTATTTACAGGAAAGTGTTAATCCTAAACTTACTGTATATACTTTTGGGCAGGAAATAAACGAACAAACCTACGCTATTGCCAAATCTGATATCTTAATGAAAGGCGAAAACGCTGACAACATCAAGCACGGCAATACTATTACCAAAGACAAGCTCATTGGTAAAACTTTCAACTATATGCTTACTAATCCGCCTTTTGGTGATGACTGGAAAAATATAAGAGAGTTTGTAGAAAATGAATCCGAAGAAAAAGGATTTAGCGGTCGTTTTGGTGCAGGAACACCTGATGTAAGTGATGGCTCTTTTTTATTCTTACAACACATGATAAGCAAAATGAACCCACAGGGCAGTACTATTGGTATTGTTTTTAATGGATCACCTTTGTTTAATGGCGATGCAGGCGGTGGCTGGAGCAATATTCGCGGCTGGATAATGGATGAGCCAAATGATTTGCTGGATTGTATTGTGGCATTGCCAAAAGATCTGTTTTACGGTACTGGTATAGGTACTTATATTTGGATATTAAACAATAAAAAACCTGCAAATAGAAAAAATAAAGTTCAATTAATAAATGCAATACATCCAAACTTCACTAAGAAAATAAAATCCCTGGGCAAGAAGCAATACGAAATAAGTGAAGATGGTATTAGCCTGATAACCAAAATATACAAAGCTTATAAAGATCACAGTATTGAAGTAGAAGAAGACAGCAAAAAGCGTACAATTGAAATCAGTAAGATTTATGATGTAGATGATTTTAAATATACTAAAGTAATCGTTGAACGGCCTTTGCGTTTGGCTTATGAAATAACCAATGAGAAAATTGAAGCACTAAAAAAGCACCCCAAATTTATAGAATTTGCCACAAGTAAAAAGAAAGACAAATCATCCGCAAAAGCCGATATTTCTGAAGGCAAAGCTATACAAGAAAAGATAGTCAAGGCCCTTGAAACATTTAAAGGTAAAGCAAGAGAAATGAATGATGCTAATTTCTTTTCAACTTTTGAAAAAGCTTTTGGAGCCAAGCCAAATAAAGCATTACTTAAAATGTATAGAGATTCCATTGGCGAAAAAGACGAAGAAGCAGAAGTCGTTTTTGAAGATCCCTATAATATACCTGTACAAAAAGGCAGGGTTTGCGATTGGAAAGAAAAGCCGATGCAGGATACCGACCTTCGCGATAGTGAAAGCATTAAATGGAAAGAAAATATTGATGAATATTTTGAACGGGAAGTATTACCCTTTGCCCCAGATGCCTGGATGGATAGAGAAAAAGACAAAATCGGATATGAAATCCCCTTTACTAAATTCTTTTATGAGTACAAGCCTTTGCGTGATTTGAGTTTGATTATGAAGGATATAGAAGCCCTTGAAGAGCAAACAGAAGATTTGCTTGAAGAAATTAAAGAGGTCGTTAAATGA
- a CDS encoding restriction endonuclease subunit S — MRQYLAYKPSGVDWLGKIPIGWEPIKLKYISNRITKGTTPTTVGKAFVDNGINFIKVECISETGTIIKENCAFIDEETHNILNRSQLKKGDVIIAIAGAIGRVAIIEDDIVPANTNQAVGIISVKKKKYNLQWVKYVLNSDAVKQYYNIEIVKTAQANISLENVGLAILPTPLLPEQKSIVCFLDYTTGQIDTFIANRQKQIELLKEQLHFKINEAITKGINTKVQFKAADIKYVPEIPEHWDIRKFKSLTSILTCGVAATPEYVDENEGVAFLSAQNCRPFAMDLSKYSYIKPALHKQLTRYKKPQKGDVLVTRVGAGIGQACIIDTDLEFSVYVSLTHIRPNKEILSEYIVYFFNTEYCYQLNHEGTVVGGGQGNLNVKNVERYRIPLPPIEEQKEIIKYLDKYRTEMDTLISKYQKQIDLMQEYRASLISQAVTGKIDVRDWQPKKKEKQ, encoded by the coding sequence ATGAGACAATATCTAGCATATAAACCAAGCGGAGTGGATTGGTTGGGAAAAATTCCAATTGGTTGGGAACCTATTAAACTAAAATATATTTCTAACAGAATTACTAAAGGAACTACGCCTACAACAGTTGGTAAAGCATTTGTAGATAATGGGATTAATTTTATTAAAGTGGAATGCATATCAGAAACTGGAACTATTATTAAAGAAAATTGTGCATTTATTGATGAAGAAACTCATAATATTTTAAATAGGTCACAATTGAAAAAAGGTGATGTTATAATTGCTATCGCAGGAGCTATCGGAAGAGTTGCTATAATTGAAGATGATATTGTTCCTGCAAATACAAATCAAGCGGTTGGAATAATAAGTGTAAAAAAGAAAAAGTATAATTTACAGTGGGTCAAATATGTATTAAACTCCGATGCAGTAAAGCAATATTACAATATTGAAATTGTGAAAACAGCACAAGCAAACATAAGTTTAGAAAATGTTGGATTGGCAATTTTGCCTACTCCTTTGCTACCTGAACAAAAATCTATAGTTTGTTTTCTTGATTATACAACAGGACAGATAGATACTTTTATTGCAAACCGCCAAAAGCAGATTGAATTGTTGAAAGAGCAACTGCATTTCAAAATAAACGAAGCAATTACTAAAGGTATCAATACTAAAGTACAATTCAAAGCTGCTGATATTAAATATGTCCCTGAAATACCGGAGCATTGGGATATAAGAAAATTCAAGAGTCTTACTTCAATTCTTACCTGTGGTGTTGCGGCTACCCCAGAATATGTTGATGAAAATGAAGGTGTTGCATTCCTCTCAGCACAAAATTGCAGACCTTTTGCAATGGACTTGTCTAAATATAGTTATATAAAACCAGCACTACACAAGCAGCTTACAAGATACAAAAAGCCACAAAAAGGTGATGTATTAGTAACCAGAGTTGGTGCGGGAATAGGACAGGCTTGTATAATTGATACGGATTTAGAATTCTCTGTTTATGTAAGTTTAACTCATATCAGACCAAACAAGGAAATATTAAGCGAATATATAGTCTATTTTTTTAATACTGAATATTGCTATCAATTAAATCACGAAGGCACAGTTGTTGGTGGCGGGCAAGGAAACTTAAATGTAAAGAATGTTGAACGCTACCGTATACCGTTACCACCTATTGAAGAACAAAAAGAAATTATTAAATACCTTGATAAGTACAGAACAGAAATGGATACCCTTATCTCCAAATACCAAAAGCAAATAGATTTAATGCAGGAATATAGAGCATCCTTGATCAGCCAAGCAGTAACAGGAAAAATTGATGTGAGAGATTGGCAGCCAAAAAAGAAGGAGAAACAATAA
- a CDS encoding DEAD/DEAH box helicase family protein, producing the protein MSQTREINFEDTVVDFLKGSKLYTTRDSGHFNLDYLLDIELLEQFIQNTQPETWQKIQRQFPSNTMQAVADEYAKLRDKRGVLNLIREGFVLQGASIKLISFKPSSGLNPDHKIKYEANRFSIVRQVHYSAQYPDKSLDLVIAINGIPIITLELKNEFTGQNITHAVEQYSKRRDSKDPFLKNCLVHFAVDNNTALMTTKLENGNTRFLPFNRDTINPIINDKFASSYLWEEVLQADSLLEILNNYVFIEEDEKTKEVTTIFPRYHQRDCVCELVADVKQNGTGKNYLIQHSAGSGKSKTIAWLAHQLSNVFGTNQQPIFDSIIVITDRIVLDRQLQRQIKQFEKINGTVKTITQGSKQLIKALTEGDKIIISTLQKFGYIGEIASLNGKHFAIIVDEAHSSQSGENIKDLKISLTTEEALKDIVTQDDENGEPKDTVEKELERIMASRQKLPHLSFFAFTATPKPKTLELFGIPDATQKSGYRAFHEYTMRQAIEEGFILNVLDNYITKSTYFELIENEKAEEGKEFEKLKAKRLLINEVNKHPFAIAAKSHIMLAHFMEKTIHKIGGNAKAMLVTSSRAHAVLYKKAFDKIVIEQGYNIQTLVAFSGTVEIDAEKYTENGMNGPKVKDIAEEFKKPGYKILIVANKFQTGFDQPLLHTMYVDKILGGVATVQTLSRLNRKIKNKQDTFIIDFVNKHEEIQNDFQNYYQSTSLDKATDKQKLYNLKYEIEKADMFTTDQVAYFIEMFVRKKVKSEVLSPFFRKIADENYKNRPIDEKTKFRKNLNKYIRQYSFVSQIITFIDTDLEKFYLFTKLLYKYLPYEKGTLPLEVTQMVDMDKYRVQEEENGSIMLKPEDAMLENPQGDGHKGNKQDTKEILEIIVKEINDKYAIALGDDDKVVKEMYESLKKDDALMASMRADNIEDVKRMKLRESIDQALLKNAEPPIEFMNRLSKDKGLANYVVGQFFHLLMKEVNEKDLK; encoded by the coding sequence ATGAGCCAAACAAGAGAAATTAATTTTGAAGATACAGTGGTTGACTTCCTAAAAGGCAGTAAACTCTATACAACAAGGGACAGCGGCCACTTCAATTTAGACTATCTTTTAGATATTGAATTATTAGAGCAATTCATTCAAAATACCCAGCCTGAGACCTGGCAAAAGATACAAAGGCAATTCCCTTCAAATACAATGCAAGCAGTAGCCGATGAATACGCTAAGCTGCGGGATAAGAGAGGTGTACTCAATTTAATACGAGAAGGCTTTGTTTTGCAGGGTGCAAGCATTAAACTTATATCTTTCAAACCCTCATCAGGCTTAAATCCTGACCATAAAATTAAATATGAAGCAAATAGGTTTTCTATAGTTCGGCAAGTGCATTATAGCGCACAATACCCAGATAAGAGCCTAGATTTAGTTATTGCTATCAATGGTATTCCAATTATTACCCTGGAATTAAAGAACGAATTTACGGGACAAAATATAACTCATGCTGTTGAGCAATATAGCAAAAGGCGAGACAGTAAAGATCCATTCTTGAAAAATTGTTTGGTTCACTTTGCGGTTGACAACAATACAGCTTTAATGACTACAAAATTAGAAAATGGTAATACCAGATTTCTTCCGTTTAATCGTGATACAATAAACCCAATTATTAATGATAAATTTGCCAGTAGTTACTTGTGGGAAGAGGTTTTGCAGGCAGATAGTTTATTAGAAATACTGAACAATTACGTTTTTATTGAAGAGGATGAAAAAACTAAAGAAGTAACAACAATATTTCCCCGTTACCACCAAAGAGACTGTGTCTGTGAGTTAGTGGCAGATGTAAAACAAAATGGAACCGGCAAAAATTATCTGATTCAGCACAGTGCGGGAAGCGGTAAGAGTAAAACTATAGCCTGGCTAGCACATCAGCTATCCAATGTGTTTGGAACAAACCAGCAGCCGATATTTGACAGTATTATTGTAATTACCGACCGCATAGTATTAGACAGGCAACTGCAAAGGCAAATTAAGCAGTTTGAGAAAATAAATGGAACTGTAAAAACTATTACTCAAGGCAGTAAACAACTTATCAAGGCTTTAACCGAAGGCGATAAAATCATCATCAGTACTTTGCAGAAATTTGGTTATATAGGTGAAATAGCTAGTCTAAATGGAAAGCATTTTGCGATTATTGTTGACGAAGCTCACAGTAGCCAAAGCGGTGAAAATATAAAAGACTTAAAAATCAGCCTTACAACTGAAGAAGCCTTAAAAGATATTGTTACGCAAGATGATGAAAATGGTGAGCCCAAGGATACAGTAGAAAAAGAATTGGAAAGAATAATGGCAAGCCGCCAGAAATTACCACATCTTTCATTTTTTGCTTTTACAGCAACGCCTAAACCCAAAACATTAGAGCTGTTTGGTATTCCTGATGCTACTCAAAAATCAGGTTATCGTGCTTTTCACGAATATACCATGAGACAGGCCATAGAAGAAGGTTTTATTCTTAATGTATTAGATAATTACATAACAAAGAGCACTTATTTTGAGTTAATAGAAAATGAGAAAGCCGAAGAAGGTAAAGAGTTTGAAAAGCTTAAAGCAAAACGCTTGCTAATCAATGAAGTAAATAAGCATCCTTTTGCTATAGCAGCAAAAAGTCATATTATGCTGGCTCATTTTATGGAAAAAACTATACATAAAATAGGTGGAAATGCTAAGGCAATGTTAGTAACAAGCTCCAGAGCCCACGCGGTTCTTTATAAAAAAGCTTTTGATAAAATTGTCATTGAACAAGGCTACAACATACAAACACTTGTTGCATTTTCAGGGACAGTTGAAATAGATGCTGAAAAGTATACTGAAAACGGCATGAACGGGCCAAAGGTGAAAGATATTGCAGAAGAGTTTAAAAAGCCAGGATACAAGATTTTAATAGTTGCTAATAAATTCCAAACAGGCTTTGACCAGCCTCTTTTACATACAATGTATGTTGATAAAATATTAGGCGGAGTTGCAACCGTTCAAACCCTTAGCAGGTTAAACAGAAAAATTAAAAATAAACAGGATACATTCATTATAGACTTTGTTAATAAACATGAAGAAATACAAAATGATTTTCAAAACTATTATCAAAGCACTAGCCTTGATAAGGCTACAGACAAACAGAAATTGTATAACCTAAAATATGAAATAGAAAAAGCGGATATGTTTACTACTGACCAAGTTGCCTATTTTATTGAAATGTTTGTTCGTAAGAAAGTTAAGTCGGAAGTTCTTTCTCCGTTTTTTAGGAAGATTGCTGATGAAAATTATAAAAACCGGCCAATAGACGAAAAAACAAAGTTTAGAAAGAATCTTAATAAATACATTAGGCAGTATTCCTTTGTATCTCAAATCATTACATTCATTGATACAGACCTTGAAAAGTTTTATCTCTTTACTAAACTGCTTTACAAGTATTTGCCTTATGAAAAAGGAACATTGCCTCTGGAAGTGACCCAAATGGTGGATATGGATAAATACAGAGTTCAAGAAGAAGAAAATGGAAGCATAATGCTTAAGCCGGAAGATGCCATGCTTGAAAACCCACAAGGTGATGGGCATAAAGGCAATAAGCAAGATACAAAAGAGATACTAGAAATAATTGTCAAAGAAATAAATGATAAATATGCAATTGCTCTGGGTGATGATGATAAGGTTGTAAAGGAAATGTATGAATCTTTGAAAAAAGATGATGCATTAATGGCAAGTATGCGAGCTGACAATATTGAAGATGTAAAAAGAATGAAGTTGCGTGAAAGTATTGATCAGGCTTTATTGAAAAATGCTGAACCTCCTATTGAGTTTATGAATAGATTGTCAAAAGATAAAGGATTGGCAAATTATGTTGTAGGCCAGTTTTTTCACTTGTTGATGAAAGAAGTTAATGAAAAAGATTTAAAATAG